The genome window TTAACATTCGTACAAGTCCCCCGCCCTTTCGGGGGCCAGGATGCTTGTCAAAAGTTACATCGCTCTCCCATCCATGCCCTTGCCCCGCTTCCACGTCGACCTTCCCCTGCAATCCGGCGCCCGGCTCGATCTGCCCGCGCCCATCGCCCATCATGCCCTGCGCGTGCTACGCCTGCGCGACGGCGAGGAAATCGTCCTGTTCAACGGCCGAGGCGGCCAGTACCCCGCGCAGCTGGAAGTGGACGGCCGGGCGGCTGCGGCCCAATTGGGCACCCACGATTCGCGGGAGGCCGAGCTGCCGGGCCGCATCGTGCTGGCCCAGGCCATCCCGTCGGGCGACAAGATGGACTGGGTGGTGGAAAAGGCGGTGGAAGTGGGCGCCCACGCCATCCAGCCTCTGGCGGCCGCCCGCAGCATCCTCAAGCTGTCGGGCGAGCGCCTGGAGAAGCGGGTGCAGCACTGGCAGCGGGTAGCGATTGCCGCCTGCGAACAGTGCGGCCGCAACCGCGTCCCCATCGTGTCCGCGCCGCTGACGCCCGAGCAATGGCTGTCGCGCCCCGTGCCCGACGGCAGCCAGCGGGTGTTCTGCGACCCCGACGCCGAGATCCGGCTTACCCAGTGGCTGGGCGACCTGCCCGCCGCGCCGGCCGACCTGGAACTGCTGGTCGGCCCCGAAGGCGGCTGGTCGCCCGAGGAATACGCCCTGGCCACCCGCCACGGCGTACGCGCCGTCCGCTTCGGCGACCGCATCCTGCGCACCGAGACGGCCGGCACCGCGCTGATCTCGGCCCTGTCCGCCAAGCTGGACTGGATCTGACGGGGGCGAGCCCCCGTCAGATCACACCGCAAGCCATCCTGGCGCCGCCGCCGCCCAGCGGCATGGGGTGGTCCGCATGGTTGTCGCCGCCCTGGTGCACCATCAGCGCGTGGCCCTGCACCTCGGACAGTTTCTTGAGCTTGGGCGCCAGCACCGGGTAGTTCGCCTTGCCGCCAGCGTCCACGTACAGGGCGGGCAGGTCGCCCAGGTGGCCGCCGTCGTCCCAGGGCTCGCCATGCTTGCCCGTCTTCTTGGGATCGTAGTGGCCGCCCGCCGCCAGCGCGGCCACCGGCTTGCCGTCCTGCTGGCCGGGATCGCAACTGGGATTCTGGTGGACGTGGAAGCCGTGCAGGCCCGGCGCGAGGCCGCTCAGCGCCGGCGTGAACACCAGGCCATAGGGCGTTTCCTTCACCGTGACCTTGCCGATGTCCTGCCCCTTGCCCTGGGCGTCCACGGTGGCCATCGGAATCGACAGGTCGGCCAGGGCCGGCGCGCAGAGCGTGGACGTTCCCAGGAACAGCATTGCCGCAATGTGGCGTTTCATCGCACCTTCCTCCTTGTGGGGCACGGCCGCGCACCGGCCGCCTGCCACTGCCATGGTAACGGCGGCGAGACGGCGAAAAAAGACGTCCGCCGTTAAGAATCGTCACATCCGGGCCAGGGCTTGGACAAAACCAGGAAAGTCTTGAACAGATCCGCGAGATGGGTCCGGCAACCCTTGTTCGCGGCCGCGGCACGCCTATACAGTCCGCCCATCCCCACACGCCGCAGAGGAGACTCACGGATGAACACCGTTACCGAAACCGCGTTCAAGAACACCTACACGATCCCGCAGACCATGAAGGCCTGGGTCCTGGACGACCCCGAGCAACTGTCGTTCGTGGACAAGCCCGTGCCCCAGCCCGGCCCGGCCGAGGTGCTGGTCCGGATCGACGCGATCGCCGTGTGCGCCACCGACCTGGAGATCATTCATCGCGGTCCGCCCGCGCTCATCCAGGGCGGCCTGCCGTTCAACAAGAATTTCACGCCCGGCCACGAATACATGGGCACCATCGTGAAGCTGGGCCCCGGCGTGGACGAGTTCAGGCTGGGCGACCGCGTGGCGGTCGAGGTCCACGCCGGCTGCGGCCGCTGCGAACGGTGCCGCGAGGGCATGTACACGGCCTGCCTGAACTACGGGCAGAACTACGGCGACGTGGACAAGGGGCACCGCGCCAACGGTTTCACCACCGACGGCGGTTTCGCCCAGTACGCCATCAACAACGTCAATACGCTGGCCCACGTGCCGAACGACATGAGCGACGAGGAAGCCACCCTGATCGTCACGGCGGGCACCGCCATGTACGGCCTGGACGTGACCGCCGGCCTGGTGGCGGGGCAATCCGTGGTCGTCATGGGCCCCGGCCCCATCGGCCTCCTGGGTGTGGCGGTGGCCAAGGCGCTGGGGGCCGGAGAAGTGATACTGACCGGTACCCGCGACAACCGCCTGGAGATCGGCCGCCAGTTGGGCGCCGACCATGTCATCAACGTGCGCAACGAGGACGCGGTGGCGAAGGTCAAGGAATACACGAATGGCGGCGCGCACTACGTGCTGGAATGCTCGGGCGCGCCGAACGCCATCAACGACGCCTCGGCCATGCTCAAGCGCGGCGGCCGGATCTGCCTGGCCGCTTTCCCGGCCGAGCCGGTTGCCATCGACGTGGCCGCCCTGGTCCGCAACAACATTTATCTGTTCGGCATCCGCGGCGAGGGCCGCAGCGCCACCCATCGCGCTGCCTCCCTGATGGCGCAGAAGCGCTTCAACGCCAAGATCATCCACACCCACACCTTTCCGCTCGAGGAAGTGCCGACGGCGCTGCGCTATGCGCGCGAGCGCATCGACGACGCCATCAAGGTCGTGGTGAAGATGAACCAGCAGGCGGCCTGACGGAGCGGGCGATGCTGACCTTCGATCGCTACGTGACGGCGACGACCCTGGACGAAGCCTTCGACGCCCTGCAGGCCACGCCGGGGGCGCGCCTGGTGGCAGGAGCCACCGACCTGCTGCCCTGGGCGCGCGAGGGCCGCGCCGGCGACGTCCACCTGCCGGCGCTGGTCGATGTCGGTGCGATCCCGGCGCTGACGGCCGTCACGGGCGAGGATGGCGTGCTGCGCATCGGCGCCGCCACGTCCATCGCGGCGTGCGAACGGCATCCCCTGCTGCTGCGCGACGCGGGCCTGCTGGCTCGGTGCGCGGTCTGGTTCGCCGACGATCAGATCCGCGAACAGGCCACCCTGGGCGGCAATCTGGTCAACGCATCGCCGGCTGGCGACACGCTGCCGGCGCTGCTGGCCATGAACGCCCGGGTGGTGCTTGCCGCCCGCGACGGCGCCGGCATCCGGGAGCGCGCGATGCCGCTGGCGGATTTCATCACCGGCCCGGGCCGGACCCGGCTCGGCAACAACGAAATCCTGGTGCGCATCGACTGCGACGCCGTGCCCGGCCATGGCGGCGCCTTCGAGAAGGTCGGGCATCGCCGTTCGCTGGTGATCTCCACGGTCTGCCTGGCGGTGCTGGCCCGGCTCGAGCCGGCGCGCAGGACGCTGGCCGACGTGCGCATCGCGATCGGCGCGGTCGGCCCGGTGCCCGAGCGGCTGGGCGACGCCGAGACCGCCCTGCGCGGCCAGCGCCCGACACCCGCGGCGATACGCGAGGCCGCCGTGCTGGCCGCCGACAGGGTGCGTTCGCGCAGCCGCCAGGAGTACCGCCGCGAAGTCCTGGTGAATTTCGTCGAACGCGGCCTGGTCGCCGCGCTCGAACAATGCGGGCTGGCGGTACAGCGTCTGCCCCAGGAGATCGTCCATGCCTGA of Pigmentiphaga sp. H8 contains these proteins:
- a CDS encoding zinc-binding dehydrogenase yields the protein MNTVTETAFKNTYTIPQTMKAWVLDDPEQLSFVDKPVPQPGPAEVLVRIDAIAVCATDLEIIHRGPPALIQGGLPFNKNFTPGHEYMGTIVKLGPGVDEFRLGDRVAVEVHAGCGRCERCREGMYTACLNYGQNYGDVDKGHRANGFTTDGGFAQYAINNVNTLAHVPNDMSDEEATLIVTAGTAMYGLDVTAGLVAGQSVVVMGPGPIGLLGVAVAKALGAGEVILTGTRDNRLEIGRQLGADHVINVRNEDAVAKVKEYTNGGAHYVLECSGAPNAINDASAMLKRGGRICLAAFPAEPVAIDVAALVRNNIYLFGIRGEGRSATHRAASLMAQKRFNAKIIHTHTFPLEEVPTALRYARERIDDAIKVVVKMNQQAA
- a CDS encoding 16S rRNA (uracil(1498)-N(3))-methyltransferase; this encodes MPLPRFHVDLPLQSGARLDLPAPIAHHALRVLRLRDGEEIVLFNGRGGQYPAQLEVDGRAAAAQLGTHDSREAELPGRIVLAQAIPSGDKMDWVVEKAVEVGAHAIQPLAAARSILKLSGERLEKRVQHWQRVAIAACEQCGRNRVPIVSAPLTPEQWLSRPVPDGSQRVFCDPDAEIRLTQWLGDLPAAPADLELLVGPEGGWSPEEYALATRHGVRAVRFGDRILRTETAGTALISALSAKLDWI
- a CDS encoding xanthine dehydrogenase family protein subunit M: MLTFDRYVTATTLDEAFDALQATPGARLVAGATDLLPWAREGRAGDVHLPALVDVGAIPALTAVTGEDGVLRIGAATSIAACERHPLLLRDAGLLARCAVWFADDQIREQATLGGNLVNASPAGDTLPALLAMNARVVLAARDGAGIRERAMPLADFITGPGRTRLGNNEILVRIDCDAVPGHGGAFEKVGHRRSLVISTVCLAVLARLEPARRTLADVRIAIGAVGPVPERLGDAETALRGQRPTPAAIREAAVLAADRVRSRSRQEYRREVLVNFVERGLVAALEQCGLAVQRLPQEIVHA
- the sodC gene encoding superoxide dismutase family protein is translated as MKRHIAAMLFLGTSTLCAPALADLSIPMATVDAQGKGQDIGKVTVKETPYGLVFTPALSGLAPGLHGFHVHQNPSCDPGQQDGKPVAALAAGGHYDPKKTGKHGEPWDDGGHLGDLPALYVDAGGKANYPVLAPKLKKLSEVQGHALMVHQGGDNHADHPMPLGGGGARMACGVI